A single Miscanthus floridulus cultivar M001 unplaced genomic scaffold, ASM1932011v1 fs_46_1_2, whole genome shotgun sequence DNA region contains:
- the LOC136531878 gene encoding LOW QUALITY PROTEIN: ABC transporter G family member 41-like (The sequence of the model RefSeq protein was modified relative to this genomic sequence to represent the inferred CDS: deleted 1 base in 1 codon) → MDRVGVRPPTVEVRWRDVQVEAECQVVHGKPLPTLWNAVVSSLSVVSTMLGLNRQQEARVRILHGVSGVVKPSRLTLLLGPPGCGKSTLLKALAGKLNATSLKVTGEIEYNGVELSGFVPEKTAAYIDQYDLHVPEMTVRETIDFSARFQGVGNRAEIMKEVIRREKEAGITPDPDVDTYMKAISVEGLERSMQTDYIMKIMGLDICADIMVGDAMRRGVSGGEKKRLTTGEMIVGPSKALFMDEISTGLDSSTTFQIISCLQQLAHISESTILVSLLQPAPETYELFDDIILMAEGKIVYHGSKSCIMSFFESCGFKCPDRKGFADFLQEVLSEKDQQQYWSRGGESYNFVTIDQFCDKFKVSQIGQNLAGEISKPYDKSKGHKNALSCSIYSLSKWELLKACFARERLLMKRNAFIYIAKIVQIALLAAITGTVFLNTHMGVDRVLANYYMGSLFFALILLMVNGFPELSMVVSRLPVFYKQRDYYFYPAWAYAVPAFILKVPISLVESIAWTSLSYFLIGYTPEASRFLHHLLILFLIHTGALSMFRCVASYCQTMVTGVVGGTVALLLILLFGGFLIPHSSMPNWLKWGFWLSPLSYAEIGLTENEFLAPRWIKFTISGVTLGRRILMDRGLNFSSYFYWISIGALIGFILLFSIGFAAGLTIKKSPGTSRAIISRDKITKFNRRDQCTFMDTKDGIDKTQENSSTPSRTGRVVLPFVPLTISFQDVNYYVDTPAEMREQGYMERKLQLLHNITGAFQPGVLSALMGVTGAGKTTLLDVLAGRKTGGIIEGDIRVGGYPKVQKTFARISGYCEQTDIHSSQITVGESVAYSAWLRLPIEIDSKTRDEFVNQVLEIVELDKIRDALVGIPRINGLSIEQRKRLTIAVELVSNPSIIFMDEPTSGLDARAAAIVMRAVKNVAYTGRTVVCTIHQPSIEIFEAFDELMLMKRGGQLIYAGPLGHHSCMLIQYFQAIPGVPKIKDNYNPSTWMLEVTTTSLEAQLGVDFAQVYRDSSMYKDKEEIVRRLSIPPVGTSNLHFLTWYPQNFWEQFKACIWKQCLSYWRTPSYNLVRIVFIFFASMAFGALYWQQGNINRINDEQGLFNILGCMFGTAIFAGINNCQLVMPFISIERSVVYRERFAGMYSPWAYSFAQVIMEIPYVLVQIVLSTLIAYPMIGYAWEAEKFFWFIYTMFCTLLYFLYFGMMMVSLTPNIQVASILTSLFYTMQCLMSGYVVPGPQIPKWWLWLYYMSPMSWTLNLFFTTQFGYEDHKKIGVFGETKSVAAFLRDYFGFRRELLPLTAIVLVAFPVFFATLFGYGISKFNFQRR, encoded by the exons ATGGACCGCGTCGGCGTCCGCCCGCCCACGGTGGAGGTGCGCTGGCGCGACGTCCAAGTCGAggccgagtgccaggtggtgcACGGGAAGCCGCTCCCCACCCTCTGGAACGCCGTCGTCTCCAGCCTCTCT GTGGTGAGCACCATGCTGGGCCTCAACCGCCAGCAAGAGGCCAGGGTGCGCATCCTCCACGGCGTCAGCGGCGTCGTCAAGCCGTCCAGGCTGACGCTCCTCCTGGGACCCCCTGGCTGCGGCAAGTCCACACTCCTCAAGGCGCTCGCAGGGAAGCTCAACGCCACCAGTCTCAAGGTGACAGGAGAGATAGAGTACAATGGCGTGGAGCTGAGTGGCTTCGTTCCGGAGAAGACGGCGGCTTACATCGACCAATACGACCTTCATGTCCCTGAGATGACTGTCAGAGAGACCATCGACTTCTCTGCAAGATTCCAGGGCGTTGGCAACAGAGcag AGATCATGAAGGAGGTGATTAGAAGGGAGAAGGAGGCCGGCATTACCCCTGACCCTGACGTCGACACTTACATGAAG GCGATATCTGTGGAAGGTTTAGAAAGGAGCATGCAAACAGACTACATTATGAAG ATTATGGGACTTGACATATGTGCTGACATAATGGTGGGAGATGCAATGAGAAGAGGTGTTTCAGGCGGTGAGAAGAAGAGACTTACCACAG GAGAAATGATAGTAGGACCCTCAAAAGCACTCTTCATGGATGAAATATCAACTGGGTTGGATAGCTCCACAACATTTCAAATTATTTCTTGCCTCCAACAGTTGGCTCATATCTCAGAGTCTACCATACTAGTCTCACTTCTTCAACCAGCACCAGAGACGTATGAGCTTTttgatgatattatcttgatGGCTGAAGGAAAAATTGTATACCATGGATCTAAGAGTTGCATTATGAGTTTCTTTGAATCATGTGGATTCAAGTGCCCTGATAGGAAAGGCTTTGCTGACTTTCTCCAAGAG GTCTTATCGGAAAAGGATCAACAACAATATTGGAGCCGCGGTGGAGAATCATACAATTTTGTTACCATTGACCAGTTCTGTGACAAGTTCAAAGTGTCTCAAATTGGCCAGAACCTTGCTGGGGAGATTTCAAAGCCTTATGACAAATCAAAAGGGCATAAAAATGCCTTGTCCTGTAGTATCTACTCGTTATCCAAGTGGGAACTCCTCAAAGCATGTTTCGCAAGGGAGCGTCTCCTCATGAAACGAAATGCCTTCATCTACATAGCAAAAATTGTTCAG ATTGCACTACTTGCTGCTATTACTGGGACGGTATTTTTGAACACACATATGGGTGTTGATAGAGTTCTTGCTAACTATTACATGGGTTCACTATTCTTTGCACTGATCCTGCTGATGGTGAATGGATTCCCTGAGCTTTCTATGGTAGTTAGCAGACTTCCAGTCTTCTACAAACAAAGAGACTACTACTTCTATCCTGCATGGGCTTATGCAGTACCGGCTTTTATCCTAAAGGTTCCAATCTCTTTAGTTGAGTCAATAGCTTGGACATCACTATCTTACTTCCTCATTGGCTATACTCCCGAGGCATCCAG ATTCTTACATCACCTTCTTATCCTCTTCCTAATCCACACTGGAGCATTGTCGATGTTTAGATGTGTCGCCTCTTACTGCCAAACAATGGTGACTGGTGTAGTGGGTGGTACAGTGGCACTTCTACTCATCCTTCTATTTGGGGGTTTCCTCATTCCTCATT CATCCATGCCTAATTGGCTGAAATGGGGATTTTGGCTTTCACCATTATCGTACGCTGAGATAGGTTTAACTGAAAACGAGTTCTTAGCACCAAGATGGATAAAG TTCACAATATCTGGTGTGACACTTGGAAGGAGGATATTAATGGACAGAGGGTTGAACTTCTCTAGCTACTTCTATTGGATTTCAATTGGAGCATTGATTGGGTTTATTTTGTTATTTAGTATAGGTTTTGCTGCTGGCTTGACTATTAAAAAGT CTCCAGGAACTTCTAGGGCTATTATTTCTCGTGATAAGATTACCAAATTTAATAGAAGAGACCAGTGTACATTTATGGACACTAAAGATGGGATAGATAAGACACAAGAAAATTCTTCTACTCCTAGCAGGACTG GAAGGGTGGTGTTACCTTTTGTGCCCCTTACAATATCATTTCAGGATGTGAACTACTATGTCGACACACCTGCG GAAATGAGGGAGCAAGGCTACATGGAGAGAAAACTTCAACTACTCCACAACATCACAGGAGCCTTCCAACCAGGAGTCCTTTCAGCACTCATGGGGGTCACTGGGGCAGGGAAAACAACCTTGCTTGATGTTCTTGCTGGGAGGAAAACTGGTGGTATTATTGAAGGAGATATAAGAGTAGGAGGCTATCCTAAAGTTCAAAAAACTTTTGCTAGGATATCAGGTTACTGTGAACAAACTGATATTCACTCCTCACAAATCACAGTGGGTGAGTCTGTTGCATATTCAGCCTGGTTGCGTCTTCCAATAGAAATTGACTCCAAAACACGAGAT GAATTTGTCAATCAAGTTCTTGAAATAGTTGAGTTGGACAAAATAAGAGATGCTTTGGTTGGAATACCTAGGATAAATGGACTATCTATAGAGCAACGGAAGCGTCTCACAATTGCAGTTGAGCTTGTATCCAACCCTTCAATCATATTCATGGATGAGCCAACATCAGGCTTGGATGCAAGGGCAGCGGCTATTGTCATGCGTGCAGTGAAGAACGTTGCA TACACAGGTCGAACAGTTGTGTGCACTATTCACCAACCAAGCATCGAAATATTTGAGGCATTTGATGAG CTGATGCTGATGAAGAGGGGTGGACAATTGATCTATGCTGGGCCGCTTGGACACCATTCGTGTATGCTCATCCAATATTTCCAG GCAATACCTGGGGTACCCAAGATAAAGGACAACTACAACCCATCAACATGGATGCTAGAAGTTACCACAACATCTTTGGAAGCTCAACTAGGAGTCGATTTCGCACAAGTTTACAGGGACTCGTCAATGTACAA GGATAAAGAAGAAATCGTAAGACGCTTGAGCATACCACCTGTGGGTACAAGCAACCTCCATTTCCTGACATGGTATCCACAAAATTTTTGGGAGCAGTTCAAAGCTTGCATTTGGAAGCAATGTTTATCATACTGGAGAACCCCTTCCTACAACTTGGTGCGGATTGTGTTCATATTTTTTGCCTCCATGGCCTTCGGGGCATTATACTGGCAGCAAGGCAACATAAATCGTAT AAATGACGAGCAAGGTCTATTCAATATATTGGGGTGCATGTTTGGCACCGCTATATTTGCTGGCATCAACAACTGTCAATTGGTGATGCCATTCATCTCCATTGAGCGATCTGTCGTCTATAGAGAAAGGTTTGCAGGAATGTACTCTCCTTGGGCTTATTCCTTTGCACAG GTCATTATGGAGATTCCTTATGTTCTTGTGCAAATAGTGTTGTCCACATTGATAGCTTACCCAATGATAGGGTATGCATGGGAAGCAGAAAAGTTCTTCTGGTTTATATATACCATGTTCTGTACACTGCTCTACTTCCTATATTTTGGAATGATGATGGTGTCACTCACCCCAAACATCCAAGTGGCGTCCATATTAACATCTCTATTCTACACCATGCAATGCCTCATGTCTGGCTACGTTGTGCCTGGTCCA CAAATACCAAAATGGTGGCTATGGTTGTACTACATGTCTCCCATGTCATGGACACTCAATTTATTCTTCACCACCCAGTTTGGGTATGAGGACCACAAGAAGATTGGGGTATTCGGGGAGACCAAATCTGTTGCAGCATTTCTTAGAGACTATTTTGGTTTCCGACGTGAATTGCTACCCCTAACAGCTATAGTTCTGGTGGCCTTCCCCGTCTTCTTTGCCACTCTATTTGGTTACGGCATTTCAAAATTTAACTTCCAAAGGAGATAA